DNA from Acidobacteriota bacterium:
CAGCCCTTCGGCAGCACCGCGCGCCGGGCCATCCAGCGGTCAAGCAGGACCCGGTCATAGAGCGCACGGCGGCCGACCTTGACATGGGGGAGACGGCGCCCGGCGGTAAGCTTCTGGACGAAGCTCACGCTCAAGCCGACATAGGCCGCGGCGCCGGCAACATCAAGATACCGAGCGTTCATATCAACTCTCTGATCCATCCCCTGCCCCGGCATCTTCAGGAAATAATTCCTCGACCGGAATCTCGAGGGTGTTGGCCAAACGGATGCGCATCTGAAGATCAGGCCAAAGCCGGCCGTGCTCGACAAAGCCAACCCATTGGCGGGATCGACCGACGAGCCGGGCAAGGGCCCGCTGGCTCAGGCCGCAAACCAACCGAGCTCGGAAAAGGTCGCTGCCCCTGCGGCCTAGCGTTTGGCTAGGGCGCGGCATTAAAAAAGAGTTGGCGAAATTGTCCATTGGTCTTCTCTTCTCACCCGGGGTCGCGTCCGTTCTGCGGCCGAACGCGGGCCGATAGAAAAACGAAAGATTTAAAACGGCGCTGACGGGGAATAATCCGCAAGAGTGTCGCGAAGGGTGCTGTCCCCCTACTTATTTAGACCCTGCGAAATTGAAAAATGACAAATATTAAAAAAAACAGCGGGCCCACCGCTATGTATCGAGGCCGGGTGGCGACCGGTGCGAGGATCAAACACCTCGCCACACTTGCAACACTTGGCCCTTGTTGCTTTTTTCATCCTGCTTAAAGTATGGCACGGCGATTTGGCCGGGTGTCAGGATTTGCGGCACTTACCTCCCGTTAACATGGAGGCGGGTGCCGCTAAAGGTGGAGGGATTCCCCGTTGACAAGGTCGTCAACGAGGATGGTCTTGTAGCCGGCGGGCTGGGGTCTTCCGGGCCTCTTGCAGAAGTTCAGCGTGTTTCTTGAATATCCTCGATGATTCGCCGTATTGGCGCCAGGCCTTGCCCTGGTGGTATCGGAGCTCTCCGGCATGGCCGCATATCGCCCCACAGACGCGCTCGACGGAAAGAACGATGACTTCCTTGAGCTTGTGATCCGGCCCTAAAACTACGACCTCGCGGTCCGGCGCGGGCTCTCGCCGTTCCTTCACATTTTCCGTATAATCAGACTTCGATTGAGGGAGACATTCTGTCCCGTAATTCGGATTCACCCGGATCCGGGCGCGCGGACCGTGAAGAAGCCCCAGGCTCCGGGGCTTGAGGCCCGACGGCGGAACCGGTTTTAGAAGGCCAAAGATCGGGTTGTCTTTCTGTTTATTTAACTCCCCTATCTTTTTGAGGAGCCACTTCTTATGATGGACCTTTTGCCGATACGTTGCCGGCCGACCTCCCGGCCGCCAATTAACCGCAGCCATAGGAACAGATTCGACCATGCCCGGCGGCGGTATGCCGCAAAGCTGCAGCGCCCGCCCCCAGCCCCAGCATTTGCCCTCTTTTTGAACAAGGGCGTTCATCGCATATATGAATTTCTTTTTAGCGTCGTCCGTTGTGATTCGCTCAACCGGATCAGAGAGATATAATCGGCCCGGGCGGGTATCCTCTGATTCGAAATAGGGCACGGCGTCCGGCCGATCGAACACAGAATCATCGTTTGAGAGCGGCTCGTCGTCTTCGGTAACCAGGTCGCCGCATTCGATCCGCGCCCAGCCGGGCCCCTCCTCCTCGTTTGCGGCTGCAATCGCCCGCGCCTTATCCTCGAGACTCAATTTTGGGCATATACGGGAGGCAATCTCTTCTTGTTTCCGGTGCAAGAAATCTGCCCGTTCGTTCCTGATGACTTTTTTTAGTAAGGCCCCGATAGATTGAACCCCATGCACGCCCCGCCAGTTTGGAGATTTCAGGGCATTAAGGCACCTCAGATAGGCGTCGTGGCAGATATCGGGCCATTCTTGGATAAGAAGCGGATCTCCGCGGAATCGTCGGGCGCCCCGGTCTTTTTCCTTTTTAAGCGCCTTGTCAAGTTCGGAACACGTGCGGCTTCGGCTAGTTCCCTGAGCCGAGGCTCCCAACTGCGGCCCAGCCGACTGAATCTTCTTTCGACGCCGGATTTGACAGCCGACCCTCCCGGGTTCATGAAGAAAGGGGAGCGTATCGGACCGCATCGACTCGTCTCCTTGGCCCCACCATCGACCCGCTGCAGTTGGTCGGGGCGGCGGGGGGGGGGCGCCTTTTTGTTTGCCTCTCCCCTAAATATCGGTTACGTCTTCCAAATATGCAAGGCGCGCGTTCATTTATCACCAATACATTGATATTAATGATTTTGCAGCGGGCTTAGGTTTAATCAATCGCCTGGGCGTCGCCTCTTTTTGGTTAGCGATTCTGAATCTTATGCGGGCCCGGACAAGCTCTTCATTTCCCGGGTGAGTGCTGATCCAGTCCTTCCGCTTCATCTCTGCCCCCCGGTTGTAAAACCCATGGCGGGCTCAGGCTGAGCGGCGAAGATACCGCTTTCGGGAGTAGCCCCGGGGTCGGACCACATAGGGGCAAGAAGCCTATTGTGTATCAGGGTAAAATTGAGCATAATCGGGCCAGCTGGAGGAACAATGGAAAACAAGCCAAAAGCACCGGCCGGCCCAAAGCCCGTACCCATCCCGGCTCCCGCAGCTCCAAAACAGCCAGTCCGGCCGCCAGATACCAAGGGGCCGGGGAGGACGATGCCGGCGAAGAACAAGTAGCTAGTCTCCTGAAAAGAGATGGGCGCGCTGGCCCCTCTTAATCTGGTAGAACCTATCCAATTCTTGATAGCCCCCCTTCTGTTTCTTAGTAAAGGATTTCGCTGCATCAGGATAGTTCTCGGGCAAATCATCGATCCACCCCAGAATGAAATCCTCGTAATACCTTTTCATCTTCCTGGAAAGAAGCTTCGCGTTCGCAAGAAAGACGAGCGCCTCGAGTTCGTTCAGCAGCCGCACAATCCAGTTGTGCTGATCGCTGAGGCCCTCTTCGGGCTTGGGGGTCTCGGCCAAAATCGATGAGATCCTGGCCCCAATATCGCTGAACATGGCGGCCTGGGTCGCCTTCCGCTGAAGGCGAAGGGTCTCAATTACAAAGGCTGCGGCAAGTGCAAGAATAAGATTGCTGAGCGTCATAATGATATCCTTGTTGTCCAGTAGCCAGCTCCTCATTCTGGGCCTCCTTGCTTCTTATACGACAATAGAACAGTAAAGAGGCTTTGATTGCAAGGGCGCTGTCGTTTGTGCCACATTTGTGCCACTTGAAAGGGAAAACATGGGCAATTTGGGGCAAGTGTGGGCAAAATGAGCGGAGGCCAGGGGTGGGCCCTAAACGGCTGATTTCACGGCTAATATGGGGGAAAAAGAGAGCGCGCCCGGGGTGACTCGAACACCCGACCTGCTGATTCGTAGGTATCTGGCCCCTAAGCGTAAAGGGCGGGGTTGCTAGAAGATACGGGCACGGCAGTTTTCTGAGGTGACGCTTTTCTTTCCAATTTCGTTCGGGTGCCCAAAACGAGCCCGGCCATCCGCGCTTGGATGTCCAGGGGATAGGGCGTGACATAGAGCGCCGTGATGTTGATATCGGAATGGCCGAGGATATGCTTGAGCGTCACGAGGTCGCCGAAAACCGGCTTGCCGAGAAACCGTGTCGCGAACGTGTGGCGCAAATCGTGAAAGTGCAAGTCCCTGATCTTGGCTTTCCGCTTCGCGGTTGCCCAGCTCCGCTTGATGGAGGCCCAGGGTTCGCCGGTCTCGGGGTTGTTAAAGACATACTGGTTAATTTCGGGCTGCCGCTTCAAGACCTCGGCCAGACTGGGAACAATCGGAATTCTGCGCGCTTCCCCGCTCTTGGTTTCATCGCCCCGAAGGACGATTTCCGGACGCTTGGCCCTAAGGTCGAAGGCTGCCCGGCGCAAGTTCAGGATTTCGCCGAGCCTCATGCCGGACCACAGGGCGCATTGGATAATGTCGAGCAGATGGGCCGGGGTAACGGCCACAAGGCGCTGCTCTTCCGCCGGAGACAGGATTCGATAGCGCCTCTGTTCGGCCTTCTTCCTCGGGAACATCTTGATCTTCTTGTTTAGGAACGGGATCGGAAGGTCCGACTCTTCCCGCCAAGTGAAAAGCTTTTTGAGACAGGCTAGTTCGCGATTGATGCTAGAAAGGGCATAGCCCCGGGGCCCCTCAATCTCGAGCTCCTTGGAATCTTTCTCATAGGTTTCGGCCTGCCGCCTCTGCTTGTAGTCCATGATATCCGAGGGCTTGAGTTCGGCGAAGACGATCTTGCCGAGATGAGCCCTGAGATGCGCGAGGGAGGTTGCATAGCTTCTCTCTGAAACTGCGCCGACACAGCATTTGGCGAAGAATTCGTCGGCTACCGCGTTGAACGAGGCAGGGTCGGGACTCGCCGGCAGGAAGACGCCGTTCTTTTCTGCGACGGCCTCCTCCCCTTTCTCATGCCGGAGCTTGTCCAGGACCCGTTGCGCAACCGTCTTGTCTATGCCGAGCAGACGGATATACCTCTTGCCATTGATGCGGACGTCGAACCAATAGCGGCCGTCCGGGCGACGCCGAAGGGTTCCAGGCTTATAGTGCTTCATCGAATTCTCCTCAAAGCTCCGCAGTTGGATTGTGTCCCGCAGCGCCGCGGCGGGCCCACTCATCGAGCTCCTGGGGGCTGAATGTCACGGTCGAAGAGGCGCCGCATTTCGGGCAGCGGAAGACCACGATCAACCAGCCGTCCGCGCGCCGCTCTGATGTCTCGAGCGGAACGAGGCAGCGGCCGCAGTGCCGGTCTGTCAGGTACGGTCTCCGTCGATCTTCGGTCATGCTGTCCTCCTGGCCCTTAGTGTCGGGCCGGAGCGCGGGCCCCGGCCCTCTGTGAAGGTCAAGCGGTGGGCTGGTCAAGCCGCTTCGCGCAGCCCCACCAAGGCCGCGCGGGCCGTGCAATAGGCCGCGAGAACGTCGCGCAGCTGGCGGGCCTGTTCGAAGCTCAAGGTAAGGCCTACCGCAACGTCCTTGCCATCGCACAGGGCAACCCAATAATCCTGGGCCACGGTGTCTTCCGGCCGCCCGACCCCTGGCTTCTGTTCGTGATCGAGCCGGAAGGCCCGTGCGCCGGAAAAAAGGAACATGACATCGGCGCTCTTGATTGCCGTCGCCCCATCCAAGTCGATCGCCCCGCCCTTACCGGGCATTCCGATTCTGCCGAAAAGCTCCATGAGGACCTCCTTTAGGGATTTGATTTGTGGCCAACGCGGGCCGCATAAACGAATCAAGATCTGCCCGGCGCACGCGCCAATCGCGGCCGGCGCGAAAGGCCGGGAGCTTGCCCGACTGGACGAGCCGCAGGGCGGTCACCCGACCGACCCGTAGGGCCGCGTAAACTTCCTTGAGGGTCAAAACCGAGGACTTCTCTGTCCCTTTTAAATGGTCCATTTGAGTACAATATAGTATCGTTGCCTGTGTTTGTCAAGGGCAGAATGGAGATGCTTGATAATTCAGTCATCCTGCTTTACTGGTCAATCAAATTGCATTATAAATAGGGTATGCGCTATCCCTTCTGGAACGTCGAAGAGGTGATGGAATATCTTCAGATTGGTTCGCGGACTACGATGTTCAAGCTGCTTAAGCAGGGATTCCCCCACGGCAAAATCGGCAAGAGGCTCGTCTTTAGAAAGGACGATATTGACGCGTGGGTAGAAGCGCAGATCGTTTCGAAACCTAAGAAGAACAGTAAACGGCGCGTTTCAAAATAGCCGGCAACGCTGCCTCGGGCACGTCGAACTCGCCTAGATTCTCATTCATGTCGCTATGCTTGCTCTGCCGATTTATCACTCCATTATTGTGCTCGTCTTCGATATGGCCCGGATAGGCAAAAGGCGCCTTGACAAGATGTGTTGCGGTCCCTAGAGTACCCCCGGCAAAACGGAGCAATCGTGAGCGACACGGTGCGGCCGGACACGAGCCTGAGTCAAGAAATCGATGATTGAAGCGAATATTTTGCCCGGACTCAAAAGTATTTTAAAAATATTTATGTCCAGGAAATGGTCAAAAAATGTTGTCAAAACGGGCCATTCTTTACCAAACACGACTATTATCTTATATCTATCATGTCCATAATACTAACATTATCTATAACCTACGTTGAAATATAGGGAGATCGATGGTAACGTCAGGTTGAGGATGATCAGAGCATAAAAAAGGGGCCAAGGGGACCAAGCCCTAGCAAGACACAGCCCCCAAGGCCAGCGAGGTGAACCGTGATGGAACACGCCCGCCGCGATTATTCTGGGCTAAACTGGCGAAGCAGTCAACTCGAAGCCCCCATCCTTCCTTGCGGTTTCACCTCAAATCTATTCAAACGCGAGGAGAGGAATCATGCTTAAACCCAAATCCATGCCGGCTAGGCGATGGCTTCGAGTCAACGAGGCCGCCGAATACCTGGGTGTCCACCCAGTATCGATCCGGCGTGGCATCAGCAAGGGTGACATTCCTGCCGCCAAGATCAAATCCGTTGGCTGGCGCGTCGATGGCTCGAGGCTTGACGCCATTCTTGAGGCGGCCTGCGGCCCGAAGCGCTGAGCCCTTATAGCGTACCACTCCGGCCAGCGTGTCTGGCCGAAGCATTCAAATATTACAGGAGGCCAAAAATGGCCAATGCAAAGAATATCCCGCCCGATGGCCCGCTCCGGGTCGATAAAATCCCCAGGTTCGTCAGCCAAGACATCTATCTCAGCGCGTTCCTTCTAAGCAGAGGGGCCAAACTTGTCTCATCGTCTACCGTGAACGGCCGAGTCAGTTGGACATTCGAGGCGATGAACGTCGAGGCCCTGGTCTTTGCGTTCAACAATAACGCGGCGGTCCCCGTCATGGATTTTATCTCCAGAATGCGGACTCTGCGCAGCATGACGCGGAGCGCCAGACCATGACCGGCGACAATCTGTATCAACCAACCGAGCGCGACTATACGCTCGGGTTCTATATCGAATATCCCGCCCTCCGCGATGCCGTCGAGATCCCGGCCGGGTTCTTCTCTGCCAGCGCAGAGCAGCGCGCGGTCTGGGCGGTCATCGACGAGCTCCGGGCGGCCGGTGACCCGATCCAGCCTGTCACCATCCTAGAGAAGTGCCACGAGAACGGCAACCTCGGCTATCTGTCGGCAATCACCTCGGGTCTCGGTCCAATGAAACCCGAGGAGTTCCGCCGCCGAATCTTCCGACAGCGCTCTGGGGATGCCCGGAAGCGTCAGCAATCCCTTTCCGCCGCGCAGCTGCCCGACTGGGACGAGGTTGATGCCGTTGCCGAAGAGGCACGCCGGCTTGAACTTGACGCTGAGGGGGAGCGGAGTGATCCCGGCCCGGTCCTGATGACGGGGGCAGAACTCCAGGCACTCGATATCAAGGTCGAAGAGGTTGTCTCGGGCGGGCTCGTCTATGAGCAGAGTCTTGGATTCTGGTACGGAGCGACAGGAACGGGCAAGACATGGCTTGGGCTCCAAATCGCCGAGGGGGTAGAAAGCGGCCGCTCCGTTCTGGGCCTGAGAACGAAACAAC
Protein-coding regions in this window:
- a CDS encoding helix-turn-helix domain-containing protein, which gives rise to MLKPKSMPARRWLRVNEAAEYLGVHPVSIRRGISKGDIPAAKIKSVGWRVDGSRLDAILEAACGPKR
- a CDS encoding helix-turn-helix domain-containing protein, coding for MNARYLDVAGAAAYVGLSVSFVQKLTAGRRLPHVKVGRRALYDRVLLDRWMARRAVLPKGWSAESGPR
- a CDS encoding helix-turn-helix domain-containing protein codes for the protein MDHLKGTEKSSVLTLKEVYAALRVGRVTALRLVQSGKLPAFRAGRDWRVRRADLDSFMRPALATNQIPKGGPHGAFRQNRNAR
- a CDS encoding tyrosine-type recombinase/integrase, with translation MKHYKPGTLRRRPDGRYWFDVRINGKRYIRLLGIDKTVAQRVLDKLRHEKGEEAVAEKNGVFLPASPDPASFNAVADEFFAKCCVGAVSERSYATSLAHLRAHLGKIVFAELKPSDIMDYKQRRQAETYEKDSKELEIEGPRGYALSSINRELACLKKLFTWREESDLPIPFLNKKIKMFPRKKAEQRRYRILSPAEEQRLVAVTPAHLLDIIQCALWSGMRLGEILNLRRAAFDLRAKRPEIVLRGDETKSGEARRIPIVPSLAEVLKRQPEINQYVFNNPETGEPWASIKRSWATAKRKAKIRDLHFHDLRHTFATRFLGKPVFGDLVTLKHILGHSDINITALYVTPYPLDIQARMAGLVLGTRTKLERKASPQKTAVPVSSSNPALYA